One Aegilops tauschii subsp. strangulata cultivar AL8/78 chromosome 2, Aet v6.0, whole genome shotgun sequence genomic window, actgtcaccacgccgtcgtgctgacagaactctccctcgaccctctgctggatcaagagtttgaaggacgtcatcgagctgaacgtgtgctaaagtcggaggtgccgtacgttcggtactagatcggttggatcgtgaagtcgttcgactacatcaaccgcgttaacctaacgctttcgctttcggactacgagggtacgtggacacactctccccctctcattgctatgcatctcctagatagatcttgcgtgagcataggaatttttttgaaattgcatgctacgttccccaacagtggcatccgagccaggtctatgcatagatgatatgcacgagtagaacataaagagttgtgggcgataatagtcatactgcttaccatcaATATCtgactttgattcggtggtattgttggatgaagcggcctggaccaacattacatgaccacgttcatgagaccggttctactgacgtgctttgcacacaggtggctggcgggtgtctgtttctccaactttagttgaatcaagtttgactacggccggtccttgttgaaggttaaaaaaacacacttcacaaaaaatcattgtggttttgatacgtaggtaagaatggttcttgctagaagcctgtagcagccacgtaaaacttgcaacaacaaagtagaggacgtctaacttgtttttgcagggcatgttgtgatgtgatatggtcaaggtatgatgtgatataatttgttgtatgagatgatcatgttttgtaaaagttaccggcaactggcaggagctttatggttgtcgctttattgtatgaaatgcaatcgccatgtaattgctttactttatcactatgcggcaGTGATAGTTGTAGAAGTGATAGTTGGCGAGGCGACAACgtcgctacgatggagatcaaggtgtcaagccggtgacaatggagatcatgatggtgctttggagatggagatcaaaggcacaagatgatgatggccatatcatgtcacatattttgattgcatgtgatgtttatcttttatgcatcttattttgcttagtacggtggtagcattataagatgatccctcactaaatttcaaggaataagtgttctccctgaatatgcaccgttgcgacagtttgtcgtgccgagacaccacgtgatgattgggtgtgataagctctatgttcacatacaacgggtgcaagccagttttgcacgtggagaatactcgggttaaacttgacgagcctagcatatgcagatatggcctcgcaacactgagaccgaaaggtcgaacatgaatcatatagtagatatgatcaacatagagatgttcacccatgaaaactactccatctcacgtgatgatcggacatggtttagttgatatggatcacgtgatcatttagatgactagagggatgtctatctaagtgggagttattaagtaatatttattaattgaacttaatttttcatgaacttagtcctgatagtttttgcatatctatgttatagatcactagctcgcgatgtagctcctgtatatttttgatatgttcctagagaaaactaagttgaaagatgacaGTGGAAATGatgtggactgggtccgtgatctgaggattatcctcattgctgcacagaagaattatgtccttgatgcaccactaggtgatgaacctattacaggagcagatgcagatgttatgaacgttttgcaagctcggtatgatgactacttgatattttagtgcaccatgctttacggcttagaaccgggacttcaaaaatgtttttgaAACGCCaaggagcatacgagatgttccaagagttgaaattggtatttcagactcatgcccgttttgataggtatgagacctctgacaagtactttgcctacaagatggaggagaatagctcagccagtgaccatgtactcagaatgtctgggtactacaatcgcttgaatgagttaatcttccagataagatagtgattgacaaaattctctagtcactatcacgaagctactagaactttgggatgaactataatttgcaagggatgacgataatgattcctgagctcttcgcgatgctgaaatcggcgaaggtagaaatcaagaaagagcatcaagtgttgatgattaacaagaccactagtttccaGAAAATgacaagggaaagaaagggaacttcaagaacaatggcaagcaagttgccactcccatgaagaagcccaaagctagacccaagcctgaaactgagtgcttctactgcaaaggaaatggtcactagaagtggaactgccctagatacttggcggataagaaggatggcaaagtgaacaaaggtatatttaatatacatgttattgatgtgtactttactagtgttcatagtaacccctgggtatttgattccggttcagttgctaagattagtaacttgcaacaggagttacaaaatgaacagagactagttgagggcaaggtaacgatgtgtgttgaaaatgattccaaggttgataagatcaccatcgcatactccctctaccttcggaaTTAGTATTGGtactaaataaatgttatttggtgtttgcgttgaacatgaatatgattagatcatgtttattgtgatatggttattcatttaagttagagaataattgttgttcggTTGACATGAATgtcttacatccaatgtaaatggtttactgaatctcgatcgcagtgatacacatattcataatattgatgccaaaagatgcaaagttgataatgatagtgcaacatgtttgtggcactgccatttaggtcatattggtgtaaagcgcatgaagaaactccatgcagatggacttttggaatcacttgattatgaatcatttgatatttgcgaaccatgcctcatgggcaagatgactaaaactccgttctccggaacaatggagcgagccaatgacttattggaaataatacataccgatgtatgcgatccaatgagtgttaaggctcgtggcgagtatcgttattttttgaccttcacagatgatttgagcagatatgggtatatctacttaataaaacataagtctgaacatttgaaaagttcaaagaatttcagagtgaagtagaaaatcatcgtaacaagaaaataaagtttctatgatctgattgcggaggtgaatatttgagttacgagtttggccttcatttaaaacaatgtggaatagtttcacaactcacgccacctggaacaccacagcataacggtgtgtccgaacgtcgtaaccgtactttattagatatggtgcgatctatgatgtctcttaccgatttaccagtattgttttagggttatgcattagagacagatgcattcacgttaaatagggcaccgtctaaatccgttgagacgacaccgtatgaactgtggtttagtaagaaacataagctgtcatttcttaaagtttggggttgcgatgcttatgtgaaaaagcttcatcctgataagctcgaacccaaatcggagaagtgcttcttcataggatacccaaaagaaattgttgggtacatcttctatcacaaatccgaatgcaagatctttgttgctaagaatggatcctttctagagaaggagtttctctcaaaagaagtgagtgggaggaaagtagaacttgatgaggtaattgtaacttctctcgaattggaaagtagctcatcacagaaaaccgttcccgtgatgcttacaccaactagtgaggaagctaatgataatgatcatgaaacttcggatcaagttactaccgagcctcgtaggtcaaacaaagcacgttccgcaccagagtggtacggtaatcctgttctggaagtcatgttactagaccatgacgaacctacgaaatatgaggaagcgatgatgagcccagattctacgaaatggtttgaggcaatgaaatctgagatgggatccatgtatgagaacaaagtatggactttggtggacttgcccgatgatcggcgagccatagagaataaatggatcttcaagaggaagacggacgctgatggtaatgttactatctacaaagttcgaattgtcacaaaaggtttttgacaagtttaaGGTATTAAATACGATGAGATcttctcacttgtatcgatgcttaagtctgtccgaatcatgttagcaattgccgcattttatgaaatctggcaaatggatgtcaaaactgcattccttaatggatttattaaagaagaatttatatgatgcaaccagaaggttttgtcgatcctaaaggtgctaacgaagtgtgcaagttccagcgatccatctatggactggtgcaagcatctcggagttggaatatacgctttgattagttgatcaaagcatatagttttatatagacttttggagaagcatgtatttacaagaaagtgagtaggagcactacagcctttctaataagtatatgtgaatgaactattgttgatcggaaatgatgtagaattttctagaaggcataaaggagtgtttgaaaggagatttttcaaagaaagacctcggtgaagctgcttacatattgaggatcaagatctatagagatagatcaagacgcttgataagatttttcaatgagtacataccatgacaagattttgaagtagttcaaaatggaacagtcaaagaaggagttcttgcctgtattgcaaggtgtaaagttgagtaagactcaaaacccgaccacgacagaaaatagaaagagaatgaaagtcattccctatgcctcagccataggttctataaagtatgctatgctgtgtaccagacctattgtgtaccttgccatgagtttagcaagggggtacgatggtgatccaagagtggatcattggacagcggtcaaagttatccttagttacctaagaggactaaggaaatatttctcagttatggaggtgataaagagttcgtcgtaaagagttacgaggatgcaagcttttacaccgatccggatgactctgagtatcaatctggatacatattgaaagtgggagcaattagctagagtagctccatgcagagcattgtagacatagaaaatttacaaaatacatacggctctaaatatggcagacccgttgactaaacttctctcacaagcaaaacatgatcacaccttagtactctttgggtgttaatcacatagcgatgtgaactagattattgactctagtaaaccctttgggtgttagagacatagcgatgtgaactaatcacataaagatgtgaactattggtgttaaatcacatgacgatgtgaactagattattgactctagtgcaagtgggagactgaaggaaatatgccctggaggcaataataaagttgttatttatagttccttatatcatgataaatgtttattattctttctagaattgtattaactggaaacttgatacatgtgcgaatacatagacaaaaaacagtgtccctagtaagcctctactagtctagctcgttaatcaaagatggttaagtttcctaaccatagacatgtgttgtcatttgatgaacgggatcacatcattaggagaatgatgtgatggtcaagacccatccgttagcttagcataatgatcgttaagttttattgctattgctttcttcatgacttatacatattcctttgactatgagggTGTGCaattcccgaataccggaggatactttgtgtgatatcaaacatcacaacgtaactgggtgattataaagatgctctacaggtatctctgaaggtgtttgttgggttggcatagatcaagattaggacttGTCACTTTGAGTATcgtagaggtatctctgggccctctcggtaatgcacatcactataagccttgcaagcaatgtgactaatgagttagttacggcatgatgcattacggaacgagtaaagagacttgccggtaacgaggttgaactaggtatgatgatacccacgatcgaatctcgggcaagtaacataccgatgacaaagggaatgacgtatgttgttatgcggtttgaccgataaagatcttcgtagaatatgtaggaaccaatatgagcatccaggttccgctattatttattgatcggagatgtgtctcggtcatgtctacatagttctcgaacccgtagggtccgcacgcttaacgttcgatgacgatttgtattatgagttgtgttttttggtgaccgaagtttgttcggagtcccgggtgagatcACGCACATGACGAGGAggcttgaaatggtcgagaggtaaatattgatatattggaaggtcgtattcggacatcggaagggttccggagtgtatcgggtacatatcggagtaccggaggggttaccggaacctcccGGTGGAAGATATGTGCCATatgagggaggctaaccagcccacaaggggctggtgcaccccccacaagggaggagtcctagtaggactccccccttggcgcgccccctctaggccggccgcctcctgccccctcctttatatacgggggcgggggcacACCAAAGGcacaacatcaattgttctcttagccatgtgcggtgcccccctccacagtttacttcttcggtcatagcgtcgtagtgcttaattaggcgaagccctgcgcggatgacatcatcaacatcgtcaccacgccatcgtgctgacggaactctccctcgaccctctgctggatccagagttcgagggacatcatcgagctgaacgtgtgctgaactcggaggtgccgtgcgttcggtactaaatcggttggatcatgaagaggttcgactacatcaatcgtgttaacctaacgcttccgctttcggtctatgagggtacgtggacacactctccccctctcgttgctagcatctcctagatagatcttgcgtgagcatatgaatttttttttgaaattgcaagctacgttccccaatagttacttcaccgtcgccgccgccataGCCAATTGTAGCAACAACGAGTGCCGGTTCCAGCTTGGAGGCGATGCAGTTGCAACACCGGCCAGTTTGTGGTCACCACTGGGAGCTCCGGCGGTTCCCCCGCGGTTGCAACATCGCCAGTGACGTCCCACGAGGTCGCAGCTCGCCATGGCCGGTTGTAGCTTCCACAGATGAGGGACGCAACATGGGCCGACGCTGGTTGCATTTTTTCCACTGTTAGTAACGACGAAGGTCGCCATGGGTTGCAGCTCTGTCATTGCTCGTTAATGGAGGATTACTGCAGCTGTGCAGGGAGCAGGTATGTGACCAGTTACGAGCGAGGGATTGAGGATAAGAAGTCCAGCGAAAAAGATAGAGTGGTGGTGGTGGGCCAGCAAAGGGCGCATGTCGGACGTGATGTTGGACTAGGGGTAAAAAGCATGTCGCGCGTGGAGAGCGGGCGTGACCGGCCAAAAGTTTCGCCGGCTCACCATTCGCAAATGTTCACCCACACCCTATTGCCTGATTAAGGTCGGGTCCAGAGGTTGTCCTGGCTCCTAAAGCTGAAGGCATCGCCTGATTGATCGAAATCCTCTTTGCTCTCTATCATGCATTCATGTTAGTACATATTATAGATACATGAAAGTATGATTTAGTTATATGAACTTTTTAGGGCCCATTTGCATTTCTCTTCGAGGCTCTGAGTTCCTGGATATGGCTCTGGCTCTGCCGGAGTGTTTTTTCAAAACATTGTTTTAACTCGGGATAGGGACTAGAAATTCCCCGAAGCTGCTTCTTATAACAAAAGTGACCGTATACCACAAAGATGGCTCTGAAAGAACTGAAATTACAGACACATCCTATCTTTTTGCAAACAGGACCCTAAAATAACAATAAAACGCATTCCGGTCCTACTGCTCCAGACGCCTCGCTGGAGCTGCGGCTGCCACCATCTCTGACACGTTCCTCACCATCGTTGGTCAAATGATAGAAGACCTCGCTCTGGAGGTTGAACAAATGCACAACGGGACTAATACGCTGGTTGATCTGTTGTCCCAGTGGTGGAGGTCAAGGTACGTAGTGATGAGGATCGACCGATGAGATCCGTCGCCGCTTGCACGTTCCCCGAAGCGGTGGATTCGAAGCAACGGCACAACCCTCTGCCGCCCATCTACCTTCCGCCACCACGGCGACCGAAAGAGAGGGGAAAGAGATCCTATAGCACCGAATCCATGGCTCCAACGAACCTATTGAGGGGGTGGGGATGAGAAACTTTCGCCGAATCCTCCACTTCTAGCTGATGTCCTCCATGAAAATCGTCTAGGAGGGAAAGAAGATGTACGCTTGACGCTTCTCGCGAGCGCCGGAGCAAAGTTTCTCCACGACATAGCGCCAGCCCATGGCATATAGCCAGTCACCTTCGACGCAAAACTAAACCTAGATACTATACTACATCTACTATAGACAGGAACAGCCCACCCTCCTCTCCCATCCCCACTTCGGCCGGCGAGGCCACCGGAGGAAGAGGGGAGAGAAGATGGGGAGACTACAGCGAGTCTCAAGAGCGGTGTAACTAGAAAGGAAGAGAGAAAATGAGAGCTAAACAGTTTTGTTTCTTTCAAAACATGCCTTTTGCTATCAATACGATAGTCAATTTGCCCTTCTTTTTTGAATTGTGCATTCAACTAGTCAACTTATTGGCTTGAGTTTGCATGTATTAGGATTACGTATATATGAAACCATAAAAAATGATTTAATCGCAGTTGGTCATACATGTACCATCACATGTGCATGTTGGCATACAACTAATTTTCGTTTATGTGTAGTAATTCCATCatgaaagaaaatgaaaaaacgAGCTAGTCATATAACTCACGTGAACATGTTTTAGGGAACAATACAGGCAACAGACAAGATCAAAAAGAAATAATTAATCGAATGGTGCCAGCAAATTTCTTACTACTAGTTTTCCATTAATTAATGATATGACAAAGTTGCACTGTAGAATCCTTTGTCAAGTACAATGGATAACATTTAAAGAAGGAAACACATCCACTAAGAAAATTTCAAAACTCAGTGGCAGCCCATGGAGATCAAGCAAGAAACAAACTGGCACTCTAAAAACTGGTAAGGCTCCGAGAACAACATGTTTACTCAAACATAACAAACTAAAGAAAATTGCAGGTCTATCGATCTCCATTTCCGTATATGTAGACGACACAGTATGTAGAGGAGCGAACCCTTTGACATACTAGAAGGTGGGTTTAATGACGATGAGAAAAACATCCGTGCCTTGATAAATATTGCACATAGTTCTTTGTAGTAGGAAGGTTGTGGTAGTTATAGGCGTCGGGGTAGCTACCATGGTGGGGATCTCGATCCAAGGTCATGCAAGCATCAAGAGCATCATACGGTGATGGATCAACCATCAAAGGAGGACACAGAGCCATGGTGAGAGGACCAACCATCTATACATCATTGGGCACTTGCACCACATGAAAGATGTCTTCCTGTAAAAAATGAGTTTGTGTCGTCAAAGGAGTTTGCCACAACATAGTCATAGGATCAACCATTGACATCACCTCGGTCTTTGGCAGCACTGGAGTGATGTTCACCTATGCAATACGAGGTGGCAGCATAGCCAGTGTCAAGGCTTTGCTGTTGTGATAGATGCAATGCATGTGCGGAGCCTGAACGGAGTTTCTCGAGGCGTGTGTTGACATCCATGAGGTACTTCTTCACCCTCCATTTGAGGACGAGGGACATGTGATCAGGCATGTCATCAAGGCCCCGATGGTCGCTGACGAAGAGGTCACTGAGCACATCCTTGATCCCCAGGTCACAGTTCTGCCACTGGACTTCCAAAAACGTTTCCTTCCCCTTGTTGAATATCTCTTGGATGAAGCTTGTGTcttccttcttattcttggaatTTTTTGATTCGAGCCTCTCGTCATACCACTGCAGGATCTCTTTAGCTTCCTTCAACGATGGCCAGAGCACTTCCATCTGGGCCTCGCCAGGAAGGTACCACAAGAGACAAGTTTGGATGTCACAAAGAATCGCAAGCTCTTGAGCCTTGTTTGCAAGCATGAGTAGACCCTTCCTCATTGTTGCCTTGCGCTTCGCTGCGTCGGCGATCCATTGGATCTTAGCCTTCCCCCGATGAGCCATCTCTTCTATTTGGTTGGTGCGAGGTGAAGGAGGGGAAAGGGTCCATTTTATAGCAAGATTTCTTAAATTGGATGGCCATAACCAGTGTGCAAATACGTATGGAAACACAAAAGTGTTTTTGTTTTCGGAGGTCAATCTGTACATATCCCATTTTACAGGCAGAATTCTCCATATGGCCATAATTGAATGATACTAAAATACTCCTATGTAAGGGAATGCAAAATATTTTTATTGCCGTAGATCAGTATACACACCCTCTAAGGCAGAGCAGTCATGGAGAGAACACGAATACTAGTCCTAGAATAGGAATTTGGCATAAATGATAGTTGTATGGCTAGACTAGGGCCTTGGCCTTCGAGGTAGATGTCAGAAACTTTGTGGTCTTCAACCGTTTTGTCCTCTCAAATTCATTTTGGTCATTTTTTCCTTTGTTAACATACGAGTAGGATGACATACTATCGAGGTGTTCAAATTGTGGTGTAGGGAAAATACATCTTGTTTACCATTCTGTACCTATTCTGGCGATTCACCTAGCTAGGGAAACTGGATTGTTCCATGTGATGtgactttgttttgtttttgtttgaACTGACTAATGATCATGAAATATGTTTCCTTCCAATAAAGAAGGATATATATTGTACCACTCAATGAGTATGCATGGAGACCCACTAGCATCATCTTTAACTAATATTTAGCTTGATTTCTTGATCCAACATTGTTCTCTCCTTCTCCTATACTTCAGCTCACAACTCAGTCACCACCACTGCAATAGTTAGAAGAATCAAATGACATTGCTTGACTGACTACTAACATTGCTCCACTCATGCATTACGATTCCCATTTTTTTAACTCGCAACTTATGCATTACTATTCACGTACTAAGGTTTGTTTCCACGCTAGTTGTTTCCGTTGTGGCTTGCAATGTTGGTGCTCTCATTTTAAAAAATTGGCCATTTAAAAATCATCATCATT contains:
- the LOC109734159 gene encoding uncharacterized protein — its product is MAHRGKAKIQWIADAAKRKATMRKGLLMLANKAQELAILCDIQTCLLWYLPGEAQMEVLWPSLKEAKEILQWYDERLESKNSKNKKEDTSFIQEIFNKGKETFLEVQWQNCDLGIKDVLSDLFVSDHRGLDDMPDHMSLVLKWRVKKYLMDVNTRLEKLRSGSAHALHLSQQQSLDTGYAATSYCIGEHHSSAAKDRGDVNG